Genomic DNA from Anaerolineae bacterium:
CTTCACGTACGAGAGAGCCTTCTTTGAGCGGCTGGGCTTTCGAGTGGTGGACAAGGAGTCCCTGCCGCGCAAAGTCTGGGGCGAGTGTCTGGACTGCCCCAAGTTCCCCGACTGTGACGAGTTAGCGATGGCGCTGGAGTTGTGATATAGTAATCGGTCGGCGGGCGAGGCCCGCTCGTTCACGCGAGGAATGAGCCCACAGTGGGGCCAGGCGCTCAAGGGGCGGCGCTCCCCTGTGGGCTCTTTGGCACGTGGGAGCCGGTGAGGGGATGCGAAGTGAGCGAGGGGTCAAGCCCGGGCGAGCGAGGAGCAACCGGATAGGCTGCCCATCCGCATCTACCCGGATGCATGTTACGTGAACCGCCGCTTCGACGACCGCTGTGCCGTCCG
This window encodes:
- a CDS encoding GNAT family N-acetyltransferase, with the protein product FTYERAFFERLGFRVVDKESLPRKVWGECLDCPKFPDCDELAMALEL